Proteins from a genomic interval of Rhipicephalus microplus isolate Deutch F79 chromosome 6, USDA_Rmic, whole genome shotgun sequence:
- the LOC142765923 gene encoding uncharacterized protein LOC142765923 has product MATLRFATLNIRGFRDRNKQTAVVTFARSKGIDLLFLQETNFRSPLDVTLFRRNCQVDGFFSLTSARSCGVGVVFVTDRFRRKSHCVFGANGRTLVLDVFVDGSKVRFVNVYAPVTRSDTNPYFKELHGYLLEPAPHVVLGDFNCVVDSTRDVRGPGQGGSTYHAKELVKILRNLRLTDEWVHVHGNEFVPTRTSRTTASRLDRAYVPERLVNSIMACEVLALPEGLSERTDHLPLVTTVRGTPGRHLSNEAW; this is encoded by the coding sequence ATGGCCACGCTGCGCTTCGCCACTTTAAACATTCGCGGCTTTCGCGACAGGAATAAACAGACCGCTGTAGTGACGTTCGCCCGATCTAAGGGCATTGACCTCCTCTTTCTGCAGGAGACCAACTTCCGCTCCCCGCTCGATGTTACCTTATTCAGGCGCAACTGCCAAGTTGACGGCTTTTTTTCTCTAACATCCGCGAGGTCTTGCGGCGTTGGTGTCGTGTTCGTCACAGACAGGTTCCGGCGAAAGTCGCATTGTGTTTTCGGAGCGAATGGGCGCACACTTGTGCTCGACGTCTTCGTCGACGGGTCCAAGGTGCGCTTTGTGAACGTTTATGCGCCGGTTACCAGATCGGACACCAATCCGTACTTTAAGGAGCTGCACGGCTACCTGCTGGAGCCCGCCCCTCACGTGGTTCTCGGCGACTTTAActgtgtcgtggactccacaagaGACGTCCGGGGCCCGGGCCAAGGGGGCTCGACCTACCACGCCAAAGAGCTGGTGAAGATCCTCCGGAACCTGCGGCTCACGGACGAGTGGGTACACGTACACGGCAACGAGTTCGTCCCCACTCGGACCTCTCGGACCACGGCCAGCAGACTCGACCGGGCCTACGTCCCTGAACGCCTTGTCAACTCCATCATGGCGTGCGAAGTCCTCGCCCTCCCCGAAGGGCTTTCGGAGAGAACTGATCACCTCCCGTTGGTAACAACGGTGAGGGGGACACCTGGCCGTCACCTGAGCAACGAAGCTTGGTGA